GCTCGACCAGGTGGAACTGGTGCCATTCCGGAGATTGATCGACTCGGGAATCGCCAGTGTGATGACAGCACATCTACTGATTCCGGCCCTGGACGACTCGCAGCCGGCGACCTTGTCGCACGCGGTGCTGACAGATCTGCTGCGATCAGAGCTTGGTTTCACTGGCCTTGTCGTCACCGACGCACTGGTGATGGAGGCAATCAGCAGAACGACAGGTCCTGGAGAAGCCGCGGTTCAGGCCTTTGCTGCTGGAGCCGATCTGATCCTAATGCCCGCTGATGCCGATGCGGCGATTGATGCAATCTGTGCAGCACTGGCAGAGGGAAGGATCCCTGAGTCCCGCCTGGAGGAGTCACTGAAGCGACGCACAGAAGCCTTGCATCGCTGCGAAAAGCCCTGCTTCAGCGACAACGAGGTTGAGTTCGAAACAGCAACAGACCGAGCGTTGTGCATGGAACTGATCGACAGCTCACTGGAGGTGCAGGGCCCACTGCTTTCACAACATCGTGATCAAACCGGTAGGGCCTTGATCCGGGTGGATGGCGTTCTCCCCTGCCCATTCCTGCATGCCAGTGCTGCGGCGATCACCACACCCGAACGCCATGGATACAAAACTCTGATCTGCCACGACAGGGGGATTGAGCCCTGGAGCACCGAGAAATTCTCCGCCGGGCCGCTTGACCTGGAGCGACTGGGAGAGGGGCCCGTGTTCCTGCAGTTGTTTCTGCGCGGCAATCCATTCCGCGCCGGCCAGCAGCGCCAAGAATCCTGGGCTGAAGCCATCCAGCAGTTGCTGGGAGTTGAGCGCCTATCGGGCTTGGCGGTCTATGGCTGTCCCTACCGGTGGGACTCTCTGCGCAAACTCATCCCGGACAGCATTCCTGCGGGGTACAGCCCGGGTCAGATGCCTGACGCACAGCAGCAGCTCTTGAATCGGATGTGGGGTTTGAAGGAGGAGGCGCACGAACGCCAAGACTTCACCGACTAAACAAACGAAGCCTGTCGAAACCGCAGCGTTGGAACCGCCTTAGCCTCTGCGGCAGTGCTCATCACCAACATGCTCAGCCTCTCGATGATCGTGCGCGATGAGGAAGCGCGGATCGAGGACTGCCTCAAGTCTGTCAAGGACTTCGCGGATGAGATGGTTCTTCTCGATACCGGCTCAGTGGATCGCACCATCGCCCTGGCAGAGGCCTGCGGCGCTCGGGTGGAACGGATGGATTGGCCAGGAGACTTTGCGCCGGCACGCAATGCGGCCCTAGAGCTCGTGAAGGGTGACTGGGTGCTGGTACTCGATGCCGACGAAGAGCTCCGCTCAGAAGCAATCCCGCAGCTCAAAGCCTTGATGGCACAGCCGGATGTGCTGGTGATCAATCTGCTGCGACACGAACTGGGAGCCGCAATGGCTCCCTACTCCAACGTGAGCCGCCTGTTTCGCCGACATCCACGACTGCGATGGAGCAAGCCTTATCACTCGATGATCGACGAGAGCGTGGATGCGCTGCTCAAGCAGGAGCCCGGCTGGCGGATTGCCAACTGCACCGAACCAGCTCTGCTGCATGAGGGGTATCGACCGGATCTGCTGGCTGGATCGGATAAGGCGGACAGGCTGCGTCAATCGATGGAGAGCTGGCTGAAAGACCAGCCCAATGACCCCTATGCCTGCGCCAAGCTCG
This genomic window from Synechococcus sp. MIT S9220 contains:
- a CDS encoding glycoside hydrolase family 3 N-terminal domain-containing protein translates to MTEAERRQSVARLLVIRASGHREDRQRQYPRWEHCNRELQRLLKSGVGGVILLGGTATELQQRCRTLRSWSDSEDLLLCADVEEGIGQRFPGASWLAPPMALGRLHQTNPKQALELAERYGRTTGEQAQRCGLNWVLAPVCDVNSNPENPVINVRAWGDQPESVADLVAAFQRGLDSAGVLGCAKHFPGHGDTYQDSHLELPLINHGRSRLDQVELVPFRRLIDSGIASVMTAHLLIPALDDSQPATLSHAVLTDLLRSELGFTGLVVTDALVMEAISRTTGPGEAAVQAFAAGADLILMPADADAAIDAICAALAEGRIPESRLEESLKRRTEALHRCEKPCFSDNEVEFETATDRALCMELIDSSLEVQGPLLSQHRDQTGRALIRVDGVLPCPFLHASAAAITTPERHGYKTLICHDRGIEPWSTEKFSAGPLDLERLGEGPVFLQLFLRGNPFRAGQQRQESWAEAIQQLLGVERLSGLAVYGCPYRWDSLRKLIPDSIPAGYSPGQMPDAQQQLLNRMWGLKEEAHERQDFTD
- a CDS encoding TPR domain-containing glycosyltransferase — its product is MLSLSMIVRDEEARIEDCLKSVKDFADEMVLLDTGSVDRTIALAEACGARVERMDWPGDFAPARNAALELVKGDWVLVLDADEELRSEAIPQLKALMAQPDVLVINLLRHELGAAMAPYSNVSRLFRRHPRLRWSKPYHSMIDESVDALLKQEPGWRIANCTEPALLHEGYRPDLLAGSDKADRLRQSMESWLKDQPNDPYACAKLGALEVSDGNRDRGLKLLRHGLEQLPEGDGSSAERYELLLNLGIALASEDSEAAVKCYREALQQPLETRLSLGARLNLAALLMQRNELEEAIQLTTTACQRAPEVALAWYNLGLMERRRGDLLAAIKAYERSLSVNPSHAESHQNLAVARLMGGDIDGARTGFRQAIALLRAQERQGEANALHAQVHGLVKLDDEASA